A window of Oncorhynchus keta strain PuntledgeMale-10-30-2019 chromosome 27, Oket_V2, whole genome shotgun sequence contains these coding sequences:
- the LOC127912561 gene encoding transmembrane and death domain protein 1-like, whose product MAVMGAPSLLFLLLLSPSLGEDTVAEDMGVHQLGRLVELLTSRECEDLLSALSHPEENIFQQLDHLSLENNQLDLQKRVKRDTGTAALTVHHNQKLIRYTVQTQPDRNSEAQCRTALTDWLLKHGEQTYYDRLSRALQHIGRTDIAIEVGKNINQDKTLSMKKYVEEYHQRVNSIESPLVQSETEEHHVDPKPQARHVRNIPVKELIWSDLELVVERAPVQPYQRRLLDGAWPLVYGVLLGFAGTFLMGVPVLLFLLYISRGDQRKLLCRSYKTRGPSSSSRGRYSRSRQKHMAGAGDVTSAEMAPLKPITSHGKVKGFKAGAAFPLSKSRQ is encoded by the exons ATGGCCGTCATGGGAGCTCCCTCACTTCTGTTTCTGCTCCTACTGAGCCCGAGCCTGGGGGAAGACACAG TGGCGGAGGACATGGGTGTTCACCAGCTGGGTCGTCTGGTGGAGCTGCTGACCTCAAGGGAGTGTGAGGAcctcctctctgccctgtcccacccagagGAGAACATATTCCAGCAGCTGGACCATCTCTCACTGGAGAACAACCAACTGGACCTCCAGAAGAGAGTCAAGAGAGACACTGGTACTGCAGCACTGACAGTACATCACAACCAAAAGCTCATTCGTTACACTGTGCAAACTCAGCCGG ACAGGAACAGCGAGGCTCAGTGCCGGACAGCTCTGACAGACTGGCTGCTGAAGCACGGAGAACAGACATACTACGACAGGCTGTCTCGCGCCCTGCAACACATCGGAAGGACAGACATtgccatag AGGTGGGGAAAAATATCAACCAGGACAAAACCCTGAGTATGAAGAAGTATGTGGAGGAGTACCATCAGAGAGTCAACTCCATAGAGTCTCCCTTGGTCCAGTCAGAGACAGAGGAACATCATGTAGACCCAAAGCCCCAAGCAAGGCACG TAAGGAATATACCAGTGAAGGAGCTGATATGGAGTGACCTGGAGCTGGTTGTGGAGAGGGCTCCTGTCCAGCCGTACCAGCGACGTCTACTGGACGGGGCGTGGCCCCTGGTCTACGGAGTCCTGCTAGGCTTTGCCGGGACCTTCCTCATGGGGGTAcccgtcctcctcttcctcctgtacATCTCCCGGGGCGACCAGAGGAAGCTACTCTGCCGCTCCTACAAGACCAGGGGTCCGTCATCATCATCACGTGGTCGCTACAGTCGCTCCAGACAGAAACACATGGCTGGGGCTGGAGATGTGACATCAGCAGAAATGGCTCCTCTAAAACCCATTACGTCACATGGAAAGGTCAAGGGATTCAAGGCAGGGGCTGCATTCCCTCTCTCCAAGTCAAGACAATGA